A genomic segment from Nodularia sphaerocarpa UHCC 0038 encodes:
- a CDS encoding SRPBCC family protein encodes MTEQYNITENLDLIATSDQIQLENNLAIDAVSLPDVVVKVEKIAERQRQISAKIQIPQPVESIWKVLTDYEALSDFIPNLAKSCLLEHPDGGIRLEQIGSQRLLKFNFSARVVLDLQEYFPQEIIFSMVEGDFKSFSGSWCLEPYAQGENRGTTLCYTIQIWPKLTMPITIIERRLSNDLRVNLLAIHQRVEQLSS; translated from the coding sequence GTGACTGAACAATACAACATCACAGAAAATCTTGACCTGATCGCCACCAGTGATCAGATACAGCTAGAAAACAACTTGGCCATTGACGCAGTTAGTTTACCAGATGTAGTAGTTAAAGTTGAGAAAATAGCCGAGAGACAGAGGCAAATTAGCGCTAAAATCCAAATTCCTCAACCCGTTGAAAGCATCTGGAAAGTCCTCACAGATTATGAAGCCTTGTCTGACTTCATTCCCAACCTAGCCAAAAGTTGCTTGTTAGAGCATCCTGACGGTGGAATTCGACTCGAACAAATCGGCTCTCAACGCCTACTCAAGTTCAACTTTTCTGCCCGTGTAGTCTTAGATTTGCAAGAATACTTTCCGCAAGAAATTATTTTCTCAATGGTAGAGGGAGATTTCAAAAGCTTTTCTGGTAGCTGGTGTTTAGAACCTTATGCTCAGGGTGAGAACAGAGGAACGACTCTGTGTTACACCATTCAAATCTGGCCGAAACTAACAATGCCCATAACCATCATTGAACGTCGTCTCAGCAATGATCTGCGGGTAAATCTTTTAGCTATTCACCAGCGTGTAGAGCAGTTAAGTAGCTGA
- a CDS encoding IscS subfamily cysteine desulfurase, with protein sequence MSIRPIYLDCHATTPVDERVLAAMIPYFTEHFGNPSSISHVYGWEAEAAVKQSREILAAAINATPEEIVFTSGATEANNLAIKGVAEAYFSKGQHIITVATEHNAVLDPCNYLKSLGFDITVLPVQPDGIIDLTELKKAFRPETILVSVMAANNEIGVLQPLAEIGEMCRESNIIFHTDAAQAIGKIPLDVQAMKVDLMSLTAHKVYGPKGIGALYVRRRNPRVQIAPQQHGGGHERGMRSGTLYTPQIVGFGKAVEIALATQETENQRLTELRQRLWEQLSQLSGVHLNGHPTQRLAGNLNISVEGVDGAALLLGLQPVMAVSSGSACSSTSTAPSHVLKALGHSEKLAYAAVRFGIGRFNTAEEMDTVAQQVISTVQSLHSITARA encoded by the coding sequence ATGTCTATTCGTCCTATATATCTCGATTGTCACGCTACTACGCCTGTGGATGAACGGGTATTAGCAGCCATGATTCCCTATTTTACAGAACACTTTGGTAATCCATCTAGTATTAGTCATGTTTACGGTTGGGAAGCAGAAGCGGCTGTTAAACAATCACGAGAAATTTTAGCCGCAGCTATTAATGCTACTCCTGAAGAAATTGTATTTACAAGTGGTGCAACTGAGGCGAATAATTTAGCTATTAAAGGTGTAGCTGAAGCTTATTTTTCCAAAGGTCAACATATTATTACTGTGGCGACAGAACATAATGCAGTTCTTGATCCTTGTAATTATTTAAAATCTCTGGGTTTTGATATTACTGTTCTCCCAGTTCAACCAGATGGAATTATTGATTTAACTGAGTTAAAAAAAGCTTTTCGTCCAGAAACAATTTTGGTTTCGGTGATGGCTGCAAATAATGAAATTGGTGTATTGCAGCCGTTAGCAGAAATTGGGGAAATGTGCCGGGAAAGTAATATAATTTTTCATACAGATGCAGCCCAAGCTATTGGTAAAATTCCCTTAGATGTCCAGGCGATGAAAGTTGACTTGATGTCGCTGACTGCACATAAAGTATACGGGCCGAAGGGTATCGGGGCTTTGTACGTGCGTAGGCGTAACCCCAGAGTCCAAATTGCACCCCAACAGCATGGCGGCGGACATGAACGAGGAATGCGTTCTGGGACTTTGTACACGCCCCAAATTGTCGGTTTCGGAAAAGCTGTAGAAATCGCTTTAGCAACACAAGAGACGGAAAATCAACGCCTGACTGAACTCAGACAAAGATTATGGGAACAGCTTTCGCAGTTGTCTGGGGTTCACCTGAATGGACATCCCACGCAGCGACTAGCGGGAAATTTAAATATCAGTGTTGAGGGAGTGGATGGTGCTGCACTATTGTTAGGTTTGCAGCCAGTTATGGCGGTTTCTTCTGGTTCGGCTTGTTCCTCAACCAGCACAGCACCGTCTCATGTATTGAAAGCTTTGGGACACTCTGAAAAGCTAGCTTATGCTGCGGTGCGGTTTGGAATTGGGCGGTTTAATACTGCTGAAGAAATGGACACAGTAGCACAGCAGGTAATTTCTACTGTTCAAAGTTTACACTCTATTACAGCCAGAGCATAA